One window of Athalia rosae chromosome 2, iyAthRosa1.1, whole genome shotgun sequence genomic DNA carries:
- the LOC105692510 gene encoding H(+)/Cl(-) exchange transporter 3 isoform X5, whose product MARDYTYAYTRISADSDDIPGIGQYDDFHTIDWQRDIARDRMRHRYIVKKKHDSILDLIKGAHDAWSGWLCVLFVGLFTGVAAGVIDIGASWMTDLKFGICPQAFWLNKEQCCWSYNETTFDGGNCSQWWSWPEVFNQSKDGAGPYIISYMFYIAWALLFASLSASLVRMFAPYACGSGIPEIKTILSGFIIRGYLGKWTLIIKSVGLILSVSAGLSLGKEGPMVHIACCIGNIFSYLFPKYGRNEAKKREILSAAAAAGVSVAFGAPIGGVLFSLEEVSYYFPLKTLWRSFFCALIAAFVLRSINPFGNEHSVLFFVEYNKPWIFFELVPFVMLGVMGGVIATLFIKANLYWCRYRKTSKLGQYPVTEVLVVTVATAIIAYPNPYTRMNTSQLIYLLFSQCGVSNADILCDYNRNFTDVNSAIEIAKAGPGVHKAVWLLVLALILKLIMTIFTFGMKVPCGLFIPSLCLGAIMGRIVGIGMEQLAYKYPHIWMFSEECSTGVDCITPGLYAMVGAAAVLGGVTRMTVSLVVIMFELTGGVRYIVPLMAAAMASKWVGDALGKQGIYDAHIGLNGYPFLDSKDEFQHTSLAADVMQPKRNEALNVLTQDSMTVDDVETLLKETEHNGFPVIVSRESQYLVGFVLRRDLNLAIANAKRLMEGIMGQSLVIFTSGNNVQTHGPPPLKLKKILDMAPITITDQTPMETVVDMFRKLGLRQTLVTHNGRLLGVITKKDVLRHVKQLDNEDPSSVLFN is encoded by the exons ATGGCTCGTGATTACACATATGCATACACAAGAa TTTCAGCTGATTCCGATGATATTCCTGGTATTGGACAGTACGATGATTTCCACACAATCGATTGGCAGCGTGATATCGCACGAGATCGAATGCGACATCGTTACATAGTGAAAAAGAAGCATGATTCCATTTTGGACTTGATCAAAGGTGCCCATGACGCATGGTCAGGATGGCTCTGCGTTTTATTTGTCGGATTATTTACTGGCGTAGCTGCAGGTGTCATCGATATTGGGGCATCGTGGATGACTGATCTGAAATTTGGTATCTGTCCGCAAGCTTTTTGGCTAAACAAAGAGCAATGCTGTTGGAGTTACAACGAGACAACATTTGACGGTGGAAATTGTTCACAA TGGTGGTCATGGCCTGAGGTATTCAACCAATCGAAAGACGGAGCTGGCCCGTACATAATATCATACATGTTTTATATTGCTTGGGCACTTTTATTCGCCTCCTTGTCAGCTTCCTTGGTGAGAATGTTTGCCCCTTACGCTTGTGGCTCCGGTATACCTGAG ATTAAAACAATCCTAAGCGGTTTTATAATTCGTGGATATTTGGGCAAGTGGACTTTGATAATAAAATCCGTTGGTTTGATACTTTCTGTATCTGCAGGCCTCAGTTTGGGCAAAGAAGGCCCGATGGTGCACATAGCATGCTGTATAGGaaacatattttcatatttgttCCCAAAGTATGGAAGAAACGAGGCCAAGAAGCGCGAAATTTTATCCGCAGCTGCTGCGGCTGGGGTATCCGTAGCTTTTGGAGCACCAATTGGTGGCGTGCTATTCAGTTTAGAAGAA GTGAGCTACTACTTTCCGTTGAAAACGCTATGGAGATCATTTTTCTGTGCTTTGATAGCAGCGTTCGTACTTCGCTCCATAAATCCATTTGGTAACGAacattcagttttattttttgtcgagtACAACAAACCATGGATATTCTTTGAACTTGTTCCTTTCGTGATGCTCGGTGTTATGGGA GGCGTCATTGCAACTTTGTTCATAAAAGCTAATCTCTATTGGTGTCGCTATCGAAAAACGTCAAAACTTGGCCAATATCCAGTAACCGAAGTTTTGGTTGTCACCGTTGCAACAGCTATCATAGCTTACCCAAATCCTTACACCAGGATGAATACTAGTCAACTGATTTACTTATTGTTCAGTCAATGCGGAGTATCTAATGCCGACATTTTGTG CGATTACAACAGAAATTTCACGGACGTCAATTCTGCTATTGAGATAGCCAAAGCTGGTCCAGGAGTTCACAAAGCCGTTTGGTTACTGGTCTTGGCTTTGATTCTTAAATTGATAATGACAATTTTCACATTTGGTATGAAAGTGCCTTGCGGACTATTCATACCATCGTTGTGTCTTGGTGCGATAATGGGTCGTATCGTCGGTATTGGAATGGAACAACTCGCTTATAAATATCCTCACATTTGGATGTTTAGCGAAGAGTGTTCGACCGGCGTCGATTGTATAACACCTGGTCTTTACGCTATGGTTGGGGCGGCTGCGGTCTTGGGCGGAGTAACGAGAATGACGGTCTCTCTCGTTGTCATAATGTTCGAATTAACGGGAGGAGTGAGATACATAGTTCCTTTAATGGCAGCCGCCATGGCAAGTAAATGGGTGGGCGATGCTTTAGGAAAGCAGGGAATATATGACGCTCATATCGGATTGAATGGTTATCCGTTCTTAGATAGTAAAGATGAGTTTCAACACACCAGTTTAGCAGCGGATGTTATGCAGCCAAA ACGTAATGAGGCATTGAACGTATTAACTCAAGACTCTATGACGGTTGACGACGTCGAAACATTACTCAAAGAAACCGAACACAATGGTTTTCCCGTCATAGTATCGAGAGAGTCGCAATACCTGGTCGGTTTTGTCCTCCGCAGAGATCTGAATCTTGCAATAGCAAACGCCAAACGTCTAATGGAGGGTATAATGGGACAATCTCTTGTTATTTTCACCAGTGGTAACAACGTTCAGACTCATGGTCCTCCACCattaaagttgaaaaaaatattagacaTGGCGCCGATCACAATCACCGATCAAACACCGATGGAAACCGTAGTCGACATGTTCAGAAAATTAGGACTGAGACAAACGCTTGTGACTCACAATGG gcGGCTTTTAGGTGTTATAACCAAAAAGGATGTTTTGAGACACGTCAAACAACTTGACAACGAAGATCCTAGCTCCGTTTTATTCaattga